From the Candidatus Methylomirabilota bacterium genome, the window CCCGCTCGCCTCCGGCGAGGGCACGCTCGCGCTGGCCCGCCGCGCGGAAGCGCTGGGCTACGACTCCGTGTGGGTGGGCGACCACATCGTCTATCCCCCGCCGCTCGCCGAGCGCTTCGGCGGGGAGTTCTACGAGGCGGTGACGACGCTCAGCTTCGTGGCGGCGCA encodes:
- a CDS encoding LLM class flavin-dependent oxidoreductase; the protein is MKFGVQLPHFGPLASGEGTLALARRAEALGYDSVWVGDHIVYPPPLAERFGGEFYEAVTTLSFVAA